GCTTTTGTGCGCTCAGTGCTCATGTCACTCATGTTTAGAGCATCCAGCCTGGAACCTCTCACAGCCAAAGGGGCATTCAGTCGTTTCAAGAGGGTTCTCCTCCAGGACAGCACTACCATTAACCTGCCCGAGAGTCTGGTTCGTTTCTTCCCCGGCTCAGGTAATCAGACGGGAAAGGTGCAAGCAATCATGAAAATTCAAGTCATCCATGATTTGCTCTCGCAGACTTGCCTTCATTTTGGGTTAAGTGGTTTTAGAAGAAACGATCAGAAAGCCTCTGCCGATATTCTTAACTTTGCCAGGCCAGGGGATCTTGTCATCCGAGATCTTGGCTATTTCGTTCTCAACATATTTAGATTATTTACCCGTCAAGGAATCTACTTCCTTACTCCCTATCAGCATAATGTTAATTATTATACAGAAGATGGAGAAAGACTCGATCTCCTTAAACTTCTCAAAAAACATCCTATTGTGGATACCATGATTGTAGCAGGAGCTACGGAGAGACTGCCGGTTAGACTCGTAGCCTCCCCTGTGCCTGCAAACATTGCCCAGATAAGGCGAAGAAAGCTCCTCAAGAAGGACAGAAGGTCCAATCCTACGAAAGAGCAACTCGAACTCCTTGGATGGGATATATTCCTCAGCAATGTTGGGGAGGATATCTGGGATAGCCTGACTGCATGCAGAATCTATGGCATCCGTTGGAGAATAGAGATTCTCTTTAAAGCATGGAAGAGTCACTTCCACCTCAACTCTTTGCCCCAGAAGGGGAGCAAGAGCTATATCGAGCTTCTTGTCTACTCAAGGCTTGTCTTCATCACTCTCTTTCAGTCTTTCTTTGCAGAATTCAGCGCATATGCTTATGCCACTGAGGGCAAACATCTCAGTCTTTTGAAATTTGCTCAGTTTATCCAAGAACATATCTGGGCTCTTATCCTTTTATTCCACTCATCTCAGATGCCAAATCTTTTCCTTGAACAGCTACTCAGGCATTGTGCCTATGAATCACGTCATGAAAGGAAAAACTACCATGAAAAACTCTCTAATTTCTTAACCTGACGCCAATCCCCTTGAGGGGGGACCAAGGGGGGTGTCGCAAAGTCCACAGGTGGTTTCTGGATAGGTTCTTATTCCTCATCCTCGACAATACCTTCCTTGAGTGCATGAAGGGTCGGAACGGGCAGCGGCATGCAGCAGTTCCGGGCGGGATCGTACATCACTCGATAGGAATATCCCCGATTGCCCTGCCTGCTCATGGATTCCCAGCCACGCAGGAGATACCCGCATTCGTCGTTGAAACAGATATAAGCGAATTCTATATCCCAGGTGCTGAAGGGGGAAACGGGGACCCTCCATTTTTTCATTTTTTCTCCGCAATAGGGACAGAGCAAAGTGTGCTTTACATTTTGCATCCGCTGCTTCAGTTCCTCGTCGGACCATTCGTGTTCCGAATAAACACGCACTTCGGGCCGCGGCTTCTTGTGGGCGGGAGCTCCTTTCTTGTCGGCATAAACGGCATAAACGGGATCGCTCGGGATTCCAAGATGCGCATACTTGT
This region of Desulforhabdus amnigena genomic DNA includes:
- a CDS encoding IS4 family transposase, which gives rise to MIPVENMDIKLDDATLLLKAKETGFMKRIRKFNPFDFIKALCLMTLYSTVSLEVFATILGFVAGSCISKQSLWERITPKCVAFVRSVLMSLMFRASSLEPLTAKGAFSRFKRVLLQDSTTINLPESLVRFFPGSGNQTGKVQAIMKIQVIHDLLSQTCLHFGLSGFRRNDQKASADILNFARPGDLVIRDLGYFVLNIFRLFTRQGIYFLTPYQHNVNYYTEDGERLDLLKLLKKHPIVDTMIVAGATERLPVRLVASPVPANIAQIRRRKLLKKDRRSNPTKEQLELLGWDIFLSNVGEDIWDSLTACRIYGIRWRIEILFKAWKSHFHLNSLPQKGSKSYIELLVYSRLVFITLFQSFFAEFSAYAYATEGKHLSLLKFAQFIQEHIWALILLFHSSQMPNLFLEQLLRHCAYESRHERKNYHEKLSNFLT